A region of Excalfactoria chinensis isolate bCotChi1 chromosome 22, bCotChi1.hap2, whole genome shotgun sequence DNA encodes the following proteins:
- the POU3F1 gene encoding POU domain, class 3, transcription factor 1: MAAAAQYLPRSAALLHPDGDRLHQGTTYREVQKMMHHEYLQGLAPAAAGHAVGLAHHQWLPSAGTDWGSGGGGGGGAHLPPAAEHGKGGPGGPREELPPAAAFHPRPHLVPQAGGWAQGAGPPPHLPPMSPPSGQPLLYGQPYGGLNGMLGPPGPALHHGHGLRDPLGAEEAAGHELAASPPPPLGPPEPSDEDAPSSDDLEQFAKQFKQRRIKLGFTQADVGLALGTLYGNVFSQTTICRFEALQLSFKNMCKLKPLLNKWLEETDSSTGSPTNLDKIAAQGRKRKKRTSIEVGVKGALENHFLKCPKPSAHEITSLADSLQLEKEVVRVWFCNRRQKEKRMTPAGLPHPPMEDVYAQADTSPLHHALPGAVP; the protein is encoded by the coding sequence ATGGCCGCCGCCGCGCAGTACCTGCCGCGCTCCGCCGCGCTGCTGCACCCCGACGGCGACCGGCTGCATCAGGGCACCACGTACCGCGAGGTGCAGAAGATGATGCACCACGAGTACCTGCAGGGCCTGGCCCCTGCCGCCGCCGGGCACGCCGTCGGGTTGGCGCACCACCAGTGGCTGCCCAGCGCCGGCACGGACTGGGGGAgcggcggcggaggaggaggcGGTGCGCACCTCCCGCCGGCGGCCGAGCACGGGAAGGGCGGCCCGGGAGGACCCCGCGAGGAGCTGCCCCCCGCCGCAGCCTTCCACCCGCGGCCGCACCTGGTGCCGCAGGCCGGCGGCTGGGCGCAGGGAGCGGGGCCGCCCCCCCACCTGCCCCCCATGTCGCCGCCGTCGGGGCAGCCGCTGCTTTACGGGCAGCCGTACGGCGGCCTCAACGGGATGCTGggcccgcccggccccgcgctgcaCCACGGGCACGGGCTGCGCGACCCGCTGGGCGCCGAGGAGGCGGCGGGCCACGAGCTGGCGgcctccccgccgccgccgctggGGCCGCCCGAACCGTCGGACGAGGACGCGCCGAGCTCCGACGACCTGGAGCAGTTCGCCAAGCAGTTCAAGCAGCGGCGGATCAAGCTGGGCTTCACGCAGGCCGACGTGGGGCTGGCGCTCGGTACCCTCTACGGGAACGTCTTCTCGCAGACCACGATCTGCCGCTTCGAGGCGCTGCAGCTGAGCTTCAAGAACATGTGCAAGCTGAAGCCTCTGCTCAACAAGTGGCTGGAGGAGACGGACTCCAGCACGGGCAGCCCCACCAACCTGGACAAGATCGCGGCGCAGGGCAGGAAGCGCAAGAAGCGCACCTCCATCGAGGTGGGCGTCAAGGGCGCCCTGGAGAACCACTTCCTCAAGTGCCCCAAGCCCTCGGCGCACGAGATCACCTCCCTGGCGGactccctgcagctggagaaggagGTTGTGCGGGTCTGGTTCTGCAACCGACGGCAGAAGGAGAAGCGCATGACGCCGGCCGGGCTCCCGCACCCGCCCATGGAGGACGTTTACGCACAGGCGGACACTTCGCCGCTGCACCACGCGCTGCCCGGCGCCGTGCCGTGa
- the UTP11 gene encoding probable U3 small nucleolar RNA-associated protein 11, translating into MSAAFRKAAKSKQRQHRERAQPASRKKLGLLEKKQDYRLRAQDYHKKQNALRALQKKALDKNPDEFYFKMIRTQLKDGVHVIKQPKDEVTPEQMKLMKTQDLKYVEMKRVAEAKKIERLKSELHLLDVEGKQPNKHTFFFDTKKEVREFDIATHLNTVPELVDRVYNRPTIATLQKETLKGATDPVHLKKLDQQRKNQYDLLKQRIEREKSMFVIAQKIQTRKDLLDKTHKVKVKKETTNNPAIYRFKFQRKR; encoded by the exons ATGTCGGCCGCCTTCAGGAAGGCCGCTAAGTCGAAGCAACGGCAGCACCGAGAACGGGCACAG CCTGCATCTAGGAagaagctggggctgctggagaaGAAGCAGGACTATCGGCTGAGGGCACA GGACTATCACAAGAAGCAGAATGCCCTCCGAGCTCTTCAGAAGAAAGCTCTGGACAAGAACCCTGATGAGTTCTACTTCAAAATGATCCGTACGCAGCTCAAG GATGGAGTTCATGTAATAAAGCAGCCAAAAGATGAAGTGACCCCCGAACAGATGAAACTGATGAAGACACAGGATCTTAAGTATGTGGAAATGAAAAGAGTGGCAGAAGCCAAG AAAATCGAAAGGCTGAAGTCGGAGCTCCATCTGCTGGATGTTGAGGGGAAGCAGCCAAACAAGCACACGTTCTTTTTTGATACTAAGAAAGAAG TTCGAGAGTTTGATATCGCAACTCATCTGAATACTGTTCCAGAGCTAGTAGACAGAGTCTACAACCGACCAACCATTGCAACGCTGCAGAAAGAGACACTGAAAGGAGCTACTGATCCTGTCCATTTAAAG AAATTAGACCAGCAAAGGAAGAATCAGTACGACCTCCTGAAGCAGCGCATTGAGCGAGAAAAGAGCATGTTTGTTATTGCACAGAAAATCCAGACACGTAAAGATCTTTTG GACAAAACTCATAAAGTGAAGGTGAAGAAGGAGACAACAAACAACCCAGCTATCTACAGATTCAAGTTTCAGAGGAAGCGTTGA